One Merismopedia glauca CCAP 1448/3 genomic window, AAACTCCCGACTCCTGACTTCTGTACAGACGTAGCACTGCTACATCTCTACTTCTGACTTCTGACTTCTGACTTCTTTCACGTGCTTTCTTCTAAAGCTTTTTTGGCAATTTTAGTGACGTATAAAGTGACGGCTACAGTGGCAATAAATCCGATGATTCTGATAATCCATTGAGCCGTTTCCGCTTGGGGATTTTTGACTTGATTTCCCGAACAAACTTGAGCTATATTTCCAGCTAAGGAACCAATGTAAACATACATAATTGTGCCTGGAATCATACCGATAGAACCCAAGGCATAATCTTTTAATCTGACCCTAGTAATTCCCAATGCATAGTTTAAGAGATTAAAAGGAAACACAGGAGATAATCGGGTTAATAAAACTATTTTGAATCCAGATTGAGCTATAGCTTTATCTATGGCTTTAAACTTTTCATTATTTTCAATCTTTTTAGCTACCCAATTTCTAGCTAAATATCTCCCAACTAAAAAAGAACCAATAGATCCTAATGTAGCTCCTATAAAAACATAAATTGAACCCAAAACAACGTCAAAAACTACCCCTGCACCCAGGGTAAGTAAGGAGCCAGGAATGAATAATATGGCAGCCAAGGTATAAATGATAATAAATGCCAAGCCACCCAAAAGTCCTAAATTTTGAATCCAATTTAAAGTATTGCAGAAAAGTTCTTGCATATATTAATCTGATGAGGAAAAATTGTAGATAAATCCAAGATTCGAGCGGACGATTTCATTCCTAAAACACCCATCATGAATAATCAATCTAATACTCTCAAAAATCTAGAGTCAGCATTTGCTGGTGAATCGATGGCAAACCGCAAATATTTATTTTTTGCAGAAGTTGCCCAGCGCTTAGGCTTTAAAGATCTGGCGAAACTATTCAAAGAAACGGCGGCTCAAGAAACCGAACACGCTTTTGCTCACTTTGAGTTACTACATCCAGAATTAGCGATCGCCGATCCAAGTACATTAACAGATGAAGAGAAGCTGAAAATAGCCTCCCAGTGTTTGCATCTGGCAATCGAAGGAGAAACCTACGAATACACTACCATGTATCCTGAATTCGCAGCAGCAGCTAGGCAGGATCGAGATGCTGCGGTAAGTGCTGAATTTGAGGCACAAATTCAAGAATCTCAGGAACACGCTGAGATATTTCGTC contains:
- a CDS encoding TVP38/TMEM64 family protein, with the protein product MQELFCNTLNWIQNLGLLGGLAFIIIYTLAAILFIPGSLLTLGAGVVFDVVLGSIYVFIGATLGSIGSFLVGRYLARNWVAKKIENNEKFKAIDKAIAQSGFKIVLLTRLSPVFPFNLLNYALGITRVRLKDYALGSIGMIPGTIMYVYIGSLAGNIAQVCSGNQVKNPQAETAQWIIRIIGFIATVAVTLYVTKIAKKALEEST
- a CDS encoding rubrerythrin family protein, with translation MNNQSNTLKNLESAFAGESMANRKYLFFAEVAQRLGFKDLAKLFKETAAQETEHAFAHFELLHPELAIADPSTLTDEEKLKIASQCLHLAIEGETYEYTTMYPEFAAAARQDRDAAVSAEFEAQIQESQEHAEIFRRAAHRFGLLTPIEHHHADRYSEALNILQGGTASEKQITQKWICKQCSLIYDPIAGDPDSGIAPGTAFEDISEDWYCPICGATKKMFVPHLEAIVA